In the Xiphias gladius isolate SHS-SW01 ecotype Sanya breed wild chromosome 7, ASM1685928v1, whole genome shotgun sequence genome, TATGGaaactttgtctctctctcatacacacacacacacacacacaaacacacttgctgCCAATGGGGTGCCAGTTTGTAGCACATCCGAActgccagcagcagctcctctccATTTGGTACGACAACCTGTTTGGCCTACGTCAGCAAACCACAGCAGTTAAAATCCTACTTGTCCTTGGTGTGGCTGTCGGGCTGCCTGTCCTGGCCCTTATGTACTGGATAGCACCGTCAAGTAAGGTTAGTTCCAAAAACTGTGCCCTACTGTTATGTAGGAGAGAGTTTAGTTTTTTGGTGTTGTGTGTTAATGAATCTCTCGCTGTGCAAAGATGATATTCTCTCAGAGGCTGTACCCATGACATGTTGAATTAATTTCGTAAAAGCTGGGAGCAGCTTAAAATAACGGTaacttttgttctgttttgccCATGCCCTGACCTCTCTCAGTTAGGGAAACTCATGTGTGGACCCTTCCTGAAGTTTGTGGCCCATACAGCATCCTTTATGATATTTCTTTGCCTACTGGTCCTGAACGCAGCAGACCGTTTTGACGGGACATCGCTGCTGCCTAACATGACCACACACGATCACCCTTTGCAGCTGTTTCGTATGAAGACCACCCCCTTCACCTGGATGGAGATTCTCATCATATCCTGGGTCATAGGTAATGACAGTGAACATGCTGTCCCTCCCATGCCATCCCTTTCCCATTCTTGTATACAATCACAACCAGCTATCAAATCGTTTCTTATTAAGTTAGTATATTTTTTAGATTATGTACATTTAttcctctcccatctctctgACACTCAGTCTTGTCTACTTTTCATGATTTAAGTCAGGCTCCTACACAATTACATCACTCTGCTCTGTATGCAGGGTCAAGGATAATCCGAGTCATTGATGAGTTATAAATCCCAAACATCTATTTTGCTAGGaaattgtgtatatttatgtatttttaccacATGTACCATAATAAATCAGACATGTAATGACTTTCAAACTTAACACTTATATTTATCTTTACAGGCGAGGATTTTGAGCCATATCACACACACTTTGCCAGTATACAGCATCAGTAAATCTTATATATGACTATCAATTCAAGACTTATTTATCATGTTTACACATGTTCAAATCATATCACCCATTATTTCattggagagagaaaaatccTAAATGTgactttcttcttcttacaGGGAAGATCTGGGAGGAATGTAAAGATATCTGGTCACAGGACATCCGGGAATACATCTCAGAACCGTGGAACCTTCTTGACTTTAGCATTTTGGCCATATTTATGACCTCTTTCACTGCCAGACTAATGGCTTTCTGGCATGCATATTCTGCCCAGTGTTACGTGGACAAGCACTATACTGACCTGTCCAACGTGACCTTGCCCtttgagatacagtatttccagCTGGGTAGGTGGGGATCAAAGAATTCAAGTATCATGCAATAATGGATTTCTTATACATTCAGTGTACTATAAAATTAACCTTAGATATTAAAGAGGATTTCCTGGTTCAGACTCTAATTTTAAGTCGCATCACtgaatattgattttaaaaaagtattgatCTGATAAGCAgctattttaaagattttttttggttctcattcagcatttgtttattttcagctcGAATCAACTGGATGCCCTCAGACCCGCAGCTTATTTCTGAAGGCCTCTATGCAGTTGCAGTTGTGCTGAGTTTCTCTCGCATTGCATACATCCTGCCTGCGAATGAGAGTTTTGGGCCTTTGCAGATCTCCCTTGGAAGAACGGTGAAAGACATCTTTAAGTTCATGGTGATTTTCATAACAGTTTTTGTGGCTTTCATGGTGGGAATGTTCAATCTGTACTCGTACTACCTCGGAGCCAAGCACAACGATGCATTTACAACGTGAGTGTTGACTATTGACTGTTGCAATAACACAGTTTGCCTGGAAACGCTTGGAAATTTGTGTCTCTGGGCGCAATCTGTGTTGAATTAATATGTAAGACTAACACATTGGTTGCACTACACTAATTCAATTGCCATTTTCTCCATTCCCCCAGGCTTGAAGAGagctttaaaacattattttgggCCATTTTTGGCTTGTCAGAAGTGAAATCAGTGGTCATCAATATTGACCATAAGTTCATTGAGAATATTGGCTATGTTCTGTACGGGGTGTACAACATCATCATGGTGATTGTCTTGCTGAATATGCTCATTGCCATGTTCAACAGCTCATTCCAAGAAATTGAGGTATGTCTTAACCATCCACATTTCtaaattactattttatttttgtgtctcgTATATTATCAGTGGTGGTAATTTCATTTGACAAGAATTTACGGCTGATTTATGCTAAGGTTGTCACGTTCTCAGTTCAGTTTTGTATGCTACACCTGCTGTATGTTTGGCTTACACAATAATACTGCAAAGAAATGTAGATAAGTAGGTGGAAGTTTGACATCAGAAATAGAAACTGATGAACTTTCTGAATATTCACCAGTTTCTCATCAAATGTTTCCCGTGGCTCTCACCCCTTCTTACTGTCTCTTCTCTGTTGATGCAGGATGATGCTGATGTTGAGTGGAAGTTTGCGAGAGCCAAGCTCTGGTTCTCATACTTCGAGTACGGCAGCACGATGCCGGTTCCCTTCAACCTTGTACCTAGCCCTACGTCTGTCTTTTCCCTCTTGGTGGGGATAAAGGAATTCCTCTGGGCTGTACCTCAAGACAAAAGCAAAGGCAACTCAAATGATGAGACTGAGCTTAACAAAGTGAGGCATCAGCTGCTGACACAAATGATATTTCAAGCAATGAAATTACCAAATGaatttttagtttgatttaaattaatgGCTGTAGACATCAGCAATACTCAAAGTAAAGTTTACCTATATTCTCTGATGCAGGTCTACAGAGCCCTCTTGTGTCACATTTATAGGTTGCAGTTGTAAGTGCAGCcctaaaaaacatgttttaaaataacaattaacagtgcttcttctcttttcttccgTTTCTAATCCTAGTTGAGGCAACAGGAGGATCTGAGTGTGGAAGCATCATTTTGTCCAACCCGCCACCAAGTAAAGCAGTTTTTGTTTCCTTAATTAGCTTAAGCTGCTAATAACTGAGCTGCTGGACTGACAGCATATTGTCTTTCCTGGTTGAAGGTTTATACACAGACATGTGAACAGAAATAATGCAATGTTATTAAGTTATTTTAGTACCTCATACCTAGAGGACAAATGCAGAATTgctgtatatacagtgcattcaatAAGAATTCAGACCgctttacatttttcacattttgttatgttgcagccttattttAAAATCGACACAGCAAAAACcgaattttagacatttttgcaaatttattataaaaggtaaaactgaaatatcacattgatataAGTATTTAGTCCATTTACTATGACACCTGAAAATTAGCTCTGGTTCCTCCCATTTCCcctgatcatctttgagatgtttccacctcttgactggagtccacctgtggtaaattcagttggttggacaaaatttggaaaggcacacacctgccTATATAAAGGTCTCATAGCTGACAATGCACAtcggagcaaaaaccaagccatgaggttgagggaactgcctgcagagctcagagacaggaagGTGTCGAGGCAAAAATCTgaggaaggctacaaaaaaatttctgctgcactgaaggtttCCAAGACCACAGTGGCCtacataattcttcaatggaagaagtgtggagCAACCATGACTCTTCGTAGAGCTGGCTGCCAGGCCAAACTAAGCATCAGGAGAGAAGGGCCTTGTGCAAAAACCTTTCACATAATACTCAAGgagactcgaggctgtaatcgctgccaaagctgcttcaactaagtactgagtaaagcGTCTAAATAGTaatatcaatgtgatattttaattgtaatcctttttaatacatttgcaaacatttacaagatactgttttcactttgtaaaGTATTTTTAGGAAAAATTAGCTTATCTGTTTAAGACTCAAATCTTCTACCTTTATTACAGAAGATAATGAATCGCCTCATCAAAAGATATATCGTAAAAGCACAAAGAGATAAAGACAATGATGAAGTAAATGAAGGTGAGTTCAGCACATTTTCTCAATACGGTGCTCCTCTAATCACCAAATTACGAAACATCATTTGACGCGGTTTCACTCACTGCCCCGCAGGTGAACTGAATGAGATTAAACAAGATATCTCCAGTCTCCGCTATGAGCTGCTGGAAAGGGAGAAACATGACATGGAGGCACTGGCAGAGCTGATCAGTCAACTGGGAGAAGTCATGCGTGCTCAGcagaaagaagagcagaggcACATGCTGgctatgcatttttaaaaaaaatgtaaatactagAGATGTATTTACTGGACACACTAGACTCTTCTCATTTTGAAGAATTCAGTTAGGGTTAAAGGGGCCTTAGGCACAGActtaacacacatttttggacaaaaacTTACCTGATAAAACTGGATagtctgtattttaaatatagaaACATCCTTGATTCCCCCCCCTCATGCCCTTAGTGTACATGTATCCCTTTTGGAGGATTAACTCAAGTTCTCTTTGTTACTGTCCCTTTCTCTGTACAATTGACCACATGGTGGCACTAACAGAACTTTCTTCTTGTTGCACAGGGTCTGTTAGTTCACACTACCGGCTGCTAAACATATGATGTTTATACAGTTTGATTTAGgggtgatttttttaatttttttttcttcatcttaagTAGAAAAGCAGTTCAGATAAGAAAGCATATAGAAGCATGTATTTGAATGTGTCAGTTTCAAGTTCGTAAGTCAgacataacataaaaataaatgaaagcttGATAGAAATACCTGCCCTCAGTTTTACTGTGATTCTCAAGttatgagaattttttttttctgtaatgcaACCTAAAAATCAATCAacaggactgttttttttttaatatatacacaaaattaactttttggggtttttttggggggttttttttgggttgttt is a window encoding:
- the trpc6b gene encoding short transient receptor potential channel 6, whose amino-acid sequence is MLRQVVAKPRRQALRGAGYLFHAQSSSCLSMAEELFLDAAEYGNIPEVRRMLEELPDLNVNCVNYMGQSALQLAVANEHLEVTKLLLRKKDLARIGDALLLAISKGYIRIVEAILSHQAFADSQRLTNGPSQMETHDDFFSYDDDGTRFSHNITPIILASQCHEYEIVHILLMKGARIEQPHDYFCQCGTCSEQQRHDAFSLSQSRINAYKGLASPAYLSLSNEDPVMAALELSNELAVLANIEKEFKNDYKKLSMQCKDFVVGLLDLCRNTEEVEAILNGDPESCQNSETFGRQNLIRLKLAIKYEVKKFVAHPNCQQQLLSIWYDNLFGLRQQTTAVKILLVLGVAVGLPVLALMYWIAPSSKLGKLMCGPFLKFVAHTASFMIFLCLLVLNAADRFDGTSLLPNMTTHDHPLQLFRMKTTPFTWMEILIISWVIGKIWEECKDIWSQDIREYISEPWNLLDFSILAIFMTSFTARLMAFWHAYSAQCYVDKHYTDLSNVTLPFEIQYFQLARINWMPSDPQLISEGLYAVAVVLSFSRIAYILPANESFGPLQISLGRTVKDIFKFMVIFITVFVAFMVGMFNLYSYYLGAKHNDAFTTLEESFKTLFWAIFGLSEVKSVVINIDHKFIENIGYVLYGVYNIIMVIVLLNMLIAMFNSSFQEIEDDADVEWKFARAKLWFSYFEYGSTMPVPFNLVPSPTSVFSLLVGIKEFLWAVPQDKSKGNSNDETELNKLRQQEDLSVEASFCPTRHQKIMNRLIKRYIVKAQRDKDNDEVNEGELNEIKQDISSLRYELLEREKHDMEALAELISQLGEVMRAQQKEEQRHMLAMHF